Proteins found in one Candidatus Hydrogenedens sp. genomic segment:
- a CDS encoding DEAD/DEAH box helicase, which produces MKKKVEKPLIVQSDRTILLEVENPLYEEARDALSAFAELVKSPEHFHTYRITPISLWNSASAGYTATRIIDLLHKYSRYDVPSNLIYEINDTVRRYGRLKLYKSPQQELILESDDAMLLSELLYNKALQEFGLTKLDSRRVRVNTQFRGHLKSVLVKLGFPAEDLAGYVEGAPLKFELRKKLSSGKPFILRDYQIDAISAFYAGGTNRGGSGVIVLPCGAGKTIVGIGVMHKLQTHTLVLTTNTVALRQWKAELLEKTTLTEDHIGEYSGELKEIKPVTLATYQILTHRKTKDSPFLHFRLFEDGAWGLIIYDEVHLLPAPVFRATADLQARRRLGLTATLVREDGREDEVFSLIGPKKCDIPWKVLEKQGWIAEALCTEVRIPMMEDERYKYVVASKSAKFQIASKNPIKISICKQILEHHKEDNVLIIGQYLDQLKIIQKNFGAPIITGQTPNKKREELYQKFRNGDIKLLIVSKVANFAIDLPDANVAIQVSGTFGSRQEEAQRLGRILRPKESGKQAHFYTIVTRDTLDQDYALNRQLFLTEQGYQYKIISMEQLNELLNTIK; this is translated from the coding sequence ATGAAAAAGAAGGTAGAAAAACCATTAATTGTTCAATCGGACCGTACCATTTTATTGGAAGTTGAAAATCCATTATACGAAGAGGCACGGGATGCTCTATCTGCTTTTGCAGAATTGGTAAAATCACCTGAACATTTTCATACTTATCGGATTACACCGATTTCGCTATGGAATTCCGCTTCAGCAGGTTATACCGCAACACGAATTATTGACCTGCTTCATAAATATAGCCGATATGATGTCCCTTCGAACTTAATCTATGAAATCAACGATACAGTTCGCCGTTATGGCAGGCTGAAATTATATAAAAGCCCACAACAGGAATTAATTCTTGAATCGGACGACGCAATGCTCCTTTCAGAGTTGCTCTACAACAAGGCTTTGCAGGAGTTCGGGCTAACTAAATTGGATTCACGTCGTGTTCGTGTAAATACACAATTTCGGGGACACTTAAAAAGTGTTCTGGTAAAATTAGGTTTCCCAGCGGAAGACCTTGCAGGATATGTTGAAGGGGCTCCATTAAAATTTGAATTACGTAAAAAACTATCCTCTGGAAAGCCTTTCATCCTACGAGATTACCAGATTGACGCCATTTCTGCATTTTATGCAGGTGGCACAAATCGTGGTGGTAGTGGTGTAATTGTGCTTCCCTGTGGTGCAGGTAAAACCATTGTCGGGATTGGTGTCATGCATAAATTACAAACACATACCCTTGTATTAACAACAAATACTGTGGCTCTACGACAATGGAAAGCGGAACTTTTAGAAAAAACAACCCTAACGGAAGACCACATTGGCGAGTACAGTGGAGAACTGAAAGAAATCAAACCCGTTACACTGGCAACTTATCAGATTTTGACACATCGCAAAACAAAAGATAGTCCATTCCTTCATTTCCGTCTATTCGAAGATGGAGCATGGGGACTAATTATCTACGATGAGGTACATCTCTTACCTGCACCCGTATTCCGTGCCACTGCTGATTTACAAGCTCGCCGAAGATTAGGACTTACAGCCACCTTAGTCCGTGAGGATGGACGCGAAGATGAGGTGTTCAGCCTTATTGGACCTAAGAAATGTGATATCCCATGGAAAGTCTTAGAGAAGCAAGGTTGGATAGCCGAAGCCCTTTGTACTGAAGTGCGTATACCAATGATGGAAGATGAACGCTATAAATATGTCGTGGCTTCAAAATCTGCCAAATTCCAGATTGCATCAAAAAATCCAATAAAGATAAGTATTTGTAAACAAATTTTAGAACACCATAAAGAAGATAATGTCCTTATCATCGGTCAATATCTGGACCAACTCAAAATCATACAAAAAAACTTTGGGGCACCAATCATTACAGGACAAACACCCAATAAAAAGAGAGAAGAGCTTTATCAAAAATTCCGTAATGGAGATATAAAACTCCTGATTGTTTCCAAAGTTGCTAATTTCGCCATTGACCTGCCAGATGCCAATGTCGCCATTCAGGTATCTGGCACCTTCGGTTCACGACAAGAAGAAGCACAGCGATTGGGTAGAATCCTCCGTCCAAAAGAATCGGGTAAACAAGCCCACTTCTATACTATCGTCACACGCGATACATTAGACCAGGATTACGCCCTCAATCGTCAACTCTTCCTCACAGAACAAGGTTACCAATACAAAATCATATCTATGGAACAATTAAATGAATTGTTGAACACTATTAAATAG
- a CDS encoding PH domain-containing protein: protein MSEEKIIWSGTPSQVLNLWIFIICLLTCFLIIPIFYALWKWLVVKCTKYVITTERIKITTGVFSTKTDYLELYRINDITFEQPFLLRIFSLGNLKLTTSDTSTPELTLQAIPASEELQNEIRKCIETQRDKKRARVIDYT from the coding sequence ATGTCTGAAGAAAAAATTATCTGGTCAGGAACACCATCACAGGTTTTGAATCTCTGGATATTCATTATTTGCCTACTTACCTGTTTTTTGATAATCCCTATTTTCTACGCCTTATGGAAATGGCTTGTGGTTAAATGCACAAAATATGTAATCACAACAGAAAGAATTAAAATTACAACTGGTGTCTTCTCTACCAAAACAGATTACTTAGAGTTATACCGTATCAACGATATAACATTTGAACAACCCTTCCTACTAAGAATTTTCTCATTAGGTAACCTAAAACTTACCACATCAGATACTTCGACCCCCGAACTTACTCTACAAGCAATTCCTGCATCCGAAGAACTACAAAATGAAATCCGCAAATGCATTGAAACTCAAAGAGACAAGAAACGAGCCCGCGTCATCGACTATACTTAA
- a CDS encoding PfkB family carbohydrate kinase — protein MSITVVGSIALDSVETPYGKCELELGGAATYFSISASFFTHVNMIGVIGTDFPREYIQILKSRNINIDGLKQVEGKTFRWSGRYHKDINQRDTLDTQLNVFETFKPIISKEISQVPYLFLGNINPSLQLDVLRQAFPRFTGMDTMNLWIETTPDDLQEVLSRVDILFINDSEARQLSGEENLKKASREILALGPDVLIIKKGEHGSIVFFEDDDSFMLPAYLLEDVVDPTGAGDSFAGGFMGYIAYRNSTDPETLRQATVVGTVIASFTCESFGPRRLLSLTGEELKNRCYEFIQQTRIQDLPQFPF, from the coding sequence GTGTCAATTACAGTCGTCGGTTCTATAGCGTTAGATTCTGTGGAAACACCTTACGGTAAATGCGAATTAGAATTGGGCGGTGCTGCAACTTACTTTTCCATTTCAGCTTCTTTTTTTACACATGTCAATATGATAGGTGTTATTGGCACTGATTTCCCGAGAGAATACATTCAGATTCTCAAATCAAGAAATATCAACATTGATGGATTAAAACAAGTAGAAGGCAAAACCTTCCGTTGGTCTGGGCGGTATCATAAAGATATAAACCAACGCGACACATTGGATACACAACTTAATGTTTTCGAAACATTTAAACCCATTATCTCTAAGGAAATTTCACAGGTTCCTTACTTATTTCTTGGAAATATTAATCCTTCCTTACAGTTAGATGTATTACGTCAGGCATTCCCGCGTTTTACAGGCATGGATACTATGAATCTGTGGATAGAAACAACCCCAGACGATTTACAAGAAGTTCTGAGTCGTGTTGATATTCTCTTTATTAACGATTCTGAAGCAAGACAACTTTCAGGTGAAGAAAATTTAAAGAAAGCCAGTCGGGAAATCCTTGCCTTAGGTCCAGACGTGCTTATAATTAAAAAAGGGGAACACGGTTCCATAGTATTCTTTGAAGATGACGACAGTTTTATGCTACCAGCATATTTGTTAGAAGACGTTGTTGACCCTACAGGTGCTGGTGATAGTTTCGCAGGTGGTTTTATGGGTTATATTGCCTATAGGAACAGCACTGACCCCGAAACATTACGGCAGGCTACAGTTGTAGGAACTGTCATAGCCTCCTTTACATGCGAATCCTTCGGACCACGACGATTATTATCTCTCACAGGGGAAGAACTCAAAAACCGCTGTTACGAATTTATCCAGCAAACCCGCATTCAAGACCTTCCTCAATTTCCATTTTAA